A DNA window from Helianthus annuus cultivar XRQ/B chromosome 15, HanXRQr2.0-SUNRISE, whole genome shotgun sequence contains the following coding sequences:
- the LOC110910273 gene encoding adenylate isopentenyltransferase 3, chloroplastic codes for MICQHIQPTLLQVPTGGREAPVIRCHPPKEKVVVVMGATGTGKSRLSIDLAQRYTGEIINSDKIQMYEGLEIATNKITEEECAGVPHHLLGIVDPETDFTAGNFATTASLAMKSIVGRGKLPIIAGGSNSFIEALIDDRNYEFRARYDVCFLWVDVVMPVLHRFVFDRVDRMVASGMVEEVRKMYKPNADYTKGIRRAIGVPEFDSYFRAEYSSSTDKKTRTKLLEKAINDTKINTFLLAQRQLKKIHRLRNDKGWNIHRLDATPYFLNRDSGADESWEEAVAGPGSVIVNQFLFNFGHSRSFVTTVDNDYIATKRPAAMVGASR; via the coding sequence ATGATTTGCCAACACATTCAACCAACTTTATTGCAAGTACCCACCGGAGGAAGAGAGGCACCGGTGATCCGGTGCCACCCACCTAAGGAAAAGGTGGTGGTTGTCATGGGCGCCACCGGCACCGGAAAATCAAGGCTCTCGATCGACCTCGCCCAACGATACACCGGCGAGATTATCAATTCGGATAAGATACAAATGTATGAGGGTTTAGAGATAGCCACTAATAAAATCACCGAAGAAGAGTGTGCGGGGGTACCCCACCACCTTCTCGGGATAGTGGACCCAGAGACAGACTTCACCGCGGGGAACTTTGCCACTACTGCGTCCCTCGCGATGAAGTCAATAGTTGGGAGAGGTAAGCTCCCGATTATTGCGGGAGGATCAAATTCTTTTATTGAAGCATTGATTGATGATCGGAATTACGAATTTCGTGCACGTTACGATGTTTGTTTCTTGTGGGTCGACGTTGTAATGCCGGTGCTCCATCGGTTTGTTTTTGATAGGGTTGACCGGATGGTCGCCTCGGGAATGGTGGAAGAAGTTAGAAAAATGTATAAGCCTAATGCGGATTACACGAAAGGGATTCGACGAGCAATCGGGGTACCCGAATTCGATTCTTATTTTCGGGCAGAATATTCGTCTTCCACTGATAAAAAAACGCGCACAAAATTATTAGAAAAAGCCATTAATGACACGAAAATAAATACATTTTTACTAGCCCAACGTCAACTCAAGAAAATTCATAGGCTACGAAATGATAAAGGGTGGAACATTCATCGGCTCGACGCCACCCCTTATTTTCTAAATAGAGACAGTGGAGCTGATGAGTCATGGGAGGAGGCAGTGGCGGGCCCAGGATCGGTGATTGTAAACCAATTCTTGTTCAACTTTGGTCATTCGCGGAGCTTTGTTACCACGGTAGACAATGACTATATAGCGACTAAAAGACCGGCGGCGATGGTTGGCGCGTCTCGTTAA